One genomic window of Ruminococcus gauvreauii includes the following:
- the rpoZ gene encoding DNA-directed RNA polymerase subunit omega → MIHPSYSELMQVINKDIDADEAPLVNSRYSIVLATSKRARQIISGAEPFVRAGGKKPLSIAVEEMYDGKVKILPEDFEAEEGDGTEEF, encoded by the coding sequence ATGATCCATCCATCATATTCGGAATTAATGCAGGTGATCAACAAGGATATCGACGCTGATGAGGCACCGCTGGTAAACAGCCGTTATTCGATCGTCCTGGCTACCAGTAAACGGGCAAGACAGATCATCAGCGGTGCAGAACCGTTTGTCAGAGCTGGAGGCAAGAAACCGCTGTCGATTGCAGTGGAAGAGATGTATGACGGGAAAGTGAAGATTCTTCCGGAGGATTTCGAAGCAGAAGAGGGCGACGGAACAGAAGAATTTTAA
- a CDS encoding CGGC domain-containing protein: MKIGIIRCMQTEDYCPGTTDFKMIRERKGAFEGVTEEITVIGFINCGGCPAKKAVLRARELVRRGADTIVFASCIQKGTPIGYPCPFAKKMKDLIQKDLGEDIRFIDYTH, encoded by the coding sequence ATGAAAATCGGAATTATCAGATGCATGCAGACAGAGGATTATTGTCCTGGTACAACGGACTTTAAGATGATCCGGGAACGCAAGGGCGCCTTTGAAGGGGTCACGGAAGAGATTACTGTCATCGGCTTTATCAACTGCGGCGGATGTCCTGCGAAAAAAGCCGTTCTGAGAGCCCGGGAACTCGTCAGAAGGGGAGCAGATACGATCGTTTTTGCCTCGTGCATTCAGAAGGGAACCCCGATCGGCTACCCGTGTCCCTTTGCAAAAAAGATGAAGGATCTGATACAAAAAGATCTGGGTGAGGATATCCGGTTCATCGATTACACACATTGA
- the rimO gene encoding 30S ribosomal protein S12 methylthiotransferase RimO gives MQILFISLGCDKNLVDSEEMLGLLENRGYTVTDDETAADIIVVNTCCFIHDAREESIQTILDMAKYRTEGRAKALVVTGCLAQRYQEEIRQEIPEVDAVLGTASYDEIADALDEVLRGNAYTSFQDIDRLPDVDAGRLITTGGAYEYLKIAEGCEKHCTYCIIPRIRGGYRSVPMEKLLTQARYLAEAGVKELIVIAQETTLYGKDLYGEKSLHRLLRELCRIDGLVWIRLMYCYPEEIYPELIRTIREEPKICHYMDIPIQHCSDQILKRMGRRTSKQDLEKIITEIREQIPDMVLRTTLITGFPGETKEDHEELKQFVADMAFDRLGVFTYSPEEDTPAASMADQIAEEVKEERQAELMELQQDVSLELGEERVGQKLFVFIEGKVADEDAYVGRTYADAPGIDGYIFVNTQTPLMTGDFVQVTVTGSLEYDLIGEIADEYTE, from the coding sequence ATGCAAATTTTATTTATCTCGCTTGGCTGTGATAAAAACCTTGTAGATTCCGAGGAGATGCTGGGGTTATTGGAGAACAGGGGATATACCGTCACAGACGATGAGACGGCTGCAGACATCATTGTTGTAAATACCTGCTGTTTCATTCACGATGCCAGGGAAGAGAGCATCCAGACGATACTGGATATGGCGAAGTACCGTACGGAAGGAAGGGCAAAGGCGCTGGTTGTGACGGGATGCCTTGCACAGCGCTATCAGGAAGAAATTCGGCAGGAGATCCCGGAAGTGGATGCCGTACTCGGAACCGCCAGCTATGATGAGATAGCGGATGCTCTGGATGAAGTGCTACGGGGGAATGCCTATACATCGTTTCAGGATATCGACCGTCTTCCTGATGTGGATGCGGGGCGTCTCATCACAACAGGCGGCGCATATGAATATCTGAAAATAGCGGAGGGTTGTGAAAAACACTGTACTTACTGTATCATACCCAGGATACGCGGAGGCTACCGGAGCGTGCCGATGGAGAAACTTCTCACACAGGCGCGGTATCTGGCGGAGGCCGGGGTTAAGGAACTGATCGTGATTGCCCAGGAGACAACGCTCTACGGCAAAGATCTTTACGGAGAAAAGTCGCTGCACCGGCTGCTGCGGGAGCTCTGCCGCATTGACGGCCTGGTTTGGATCCGTCTCATGTACTGCTACCCGGAAGAGATCTATCCTGAGCTGATCCGGACGATCAGGGAGGAACCGAAGATCTGCCATTATATGGATATTCCGATTCAGCACTGCAGCGACCAGATACTGAAACGGATGGGACGCAGAACTTCAAAGCAGGATCTGGAAAAAATTATCACAGAAATCCGGGAACAGATACCCGACATGGTGCTTCGGACCACACTGATCACCGGCTTTCCGGGAGAGACAAAGGAAGATCATGAGGAATTGAAACAGTTTGTTGCCGATATGGCATTCGACCGCCTTGGTGTCTTTACTTACTCTCCGGAAGAAGATACACCAGCCGCCTCCATGGCAGATCAGATTGCGGAGGAGGTCAAGGAGGAACGTCAGGCGGAATTGATGGAACTGCAGCAGGATGTGTCACTGGAGCTCGGTGAAGAGCGGGTCGGACAGAAACTGTTCGTGTTTATCGAAGGGAAAGTGGCGGATGAGGATGCGTATGTGGGCAGGACATATGCCGACGCACCGGGGATCGACGGATACATATTCGTCAATACACAGACGCCGCTGATGACGGGGGATTTTGTACAGGTGACCGTGACCGGGTCGCTTGAATATGATTTGATTGGAGAAATAGCCGATGAATACACCGAATAA
- the gmk gene encoding guanylate kinase, with amino-acid sequence MNHKGILVVVSGFSGSGKGTLMNRLMEKYDNYALSVSATTRSPRAGECDGREYFFKTQEEFKEMIQEDAFIEYARYVDNYYGTPKKYVQEQLDSGRDVILEIEMQGALKVKEKMPETLLIFVTPPSVQELKRRLQGRGTESGEIIDARMAQAKEEVKFMEFYDHVLVNETNQEESCVDEMHQVIQCAHTKTSQNREFIEHIREQLKEV; translated from the coding sequence ATGAACCATAAGGGAATTTTAGTGGTGGTGTCCGGATTTTCCGGCTCAGGAAAAGGAACTTTGATGAACCGTCTGATGGAAAAATACGATAATTATGCACTCTCAGTGTCGGCGACAACAAGATCTCCGAGAGCGGGAGAATGTGACGGAAGGGAATATTTTTTTAAAACGCAGGAAGAGTTTAAAGAAATGATTCAGGAGGATGCATTTATTGAATATGCCCGTTACGTAGATAATTATTATGGTACTCCAAAGAAATATGTCCAGGAGCAGCTTGATTCCGGGAGAGACGTGATCCTGGAGATTGAGATGCAGGGGGCACTGAAAGTCAAGGAAAAGATGCCGGAGACACTGCTGATCTTTGTGACGCCGCCCAGCGTACAGGAGCTGAAAAGGAGACTGCAGGGACGGGGAACGGAGTCCGGCGAGATCATCGATGCGCGCATGGCACAGGCGAAAGAGGAAGTAAAGTTTATGGAATTTTACGACCACGTACTGGTCAATGAGACAAATCAGGAGGAATCCTGTGTCGATGAGATGCATCAGGTGATTCAATGCGCACATACGAAAACTTCTCAGAACAGAGAATTTATCGAACATATCAGGGAACAATTGAAAGAGGTATAG
- a CDS encoding DUF370 domain-containing protein, with product MTRLINIGFGNVINAEKIVAVVSPDAAPVKRMVQHAKENGNIIDATQGRRTKAVVITEENFVVLSALQAETISKRVNTGRTADEKGDSYEP from the coding sequence TTGACTAGACTGATTAATATCGGATTTGGCAACGTCATCAACGCAGAGAAAATAGTCGCTGTTGTGAGCCCGGATGCGGCTCCCGTCAAACGCATGGTACAGCACGCCAAAGAGAACGGCAATATTATCGATGCAACCCAGGGACGGCGTACGAAAGCTGTAGTGATCACGGAAGAAAATTTTGTGGTCCTCTCTGCCTTGCAGGCGGAGACGATCAGCAAGCGTGTGAATACGGGACGCACAGCGGACGAAAAAGGGGATAGCTATGAACCATAA
- a CDS encoding sodium-dependent transporter: MKNEKTNTFNSRIGFILASVGSAIGMGNIWMFPYRLGQNGGAAFLIPYFLFVALFGYVGLSGEFALGRLTGTGPVGSYDYAMKSRGKRGGKILGAIPLLGSFGIAIGYSVIVGWVLRSIFGSATNAINTSGSEAYFAQATGTLGSVPWHLIVILLTAFILMRGVTRGIEKINKIMMPAFFVLFFIIAVRVAFLSGSSEGYQYLFIPDWSALLKVNTWVMAMGQAFFSLSITGSGMIIYGSYLSKSENIIHSSLMTAVLDTCSALLAGLAIIPAVFAFGMDPTSGPPLMFITLPKVFAQIPFGSVIAVLFFVSCLFAGITSLMNMFEVCAEAVQKLLRVKRNVSVAIVSAIIFGIGLFIEAESRLGSWMDAITIYVVPFGALLGAVMIYWVLGKREIHTELNLGAAKPVGKFFEFVSKYIYVILAVVVFILGILYGGIG, from the coding sequence ATGAAAAATGAAAAGACAAATACCTTTAACAGCCGCATCGGGTTTATTCTGGCATCGGTGGGGTCTGCGATCGGCATGGGCAATATCTGGATGTTCCCATACCGGCTCGGCCAGAATGGAGGCGCCGCCTTTCTGATTCCATATTTTCTGTTCGTCGCGTTGTTCGGATATGTCGGATTGTCCGGAGAGTTTGCACTCGGCCGCCTCACGGGTACAGGGCCTGTCGGCTCCTATGATTATGCGATGAAAAGCCGTGGGAAACGCGGGGGAAAGATCCTGGGAGCCATACCGCTGCTCGGATCCTTCGGCATCGCCATCGGATATTCCGTCATCGTCGGTTGGGTTCTCCGTTCCATTTTCGGTTCAGCAACAAATGCGATCAATACCTCCGGCTCAGAAGCATATTTTGCTCAGGCGACAGGAACCCTTGGCAGCGTGCCGTGGCATCTGATCGTCATTCTTCTGACGGCGTTCATTCTGATGCGGGGTGTCACCAGGGGAATCGAGAAAATTAACAAGATCATGATGCCTGCTTTTTTTGTCCTGTTTTTTATCATCGCCGTACGAGTTGCGTTCTTATCCGGCTCCTCGGAAGGGTATCAATATCTGTTTATTCCAGACTGGAGCGCACTGCTGAAGGTGAATACCTGGGTCATGGCAATGGGGCAGGCGTTCTTCTCTCTGTCGATAACAGGATCCGGCATGATCATCTATGGAAGCTATCTGAGCAAATCAGAAAATATTATCCACTCCTCCCTGATGACTGCGGTGTTGGACACATGTTCCGCACTGCTTGCAGGCCTTGCGATCATCCCGGCGGTCTTTGCATTCGGCATGGACCCGACCTCCGGACCGCCGCTGATGTTCATCACGCTGCCGAAGGTTTTCGCACAGATACCTTTCGGAAGCGTGATCGCTGTCCTGTTCTTCGTCTCCTGTCTGTTTGCAGGGATCACCTCCCTGATGAACATGTTTGAGGTGTGCGCGGAGGCTGTACAGAAACTGCTCCGTGTAAAGCGAAACGTATCCGTAGCCATCGTATCGGCAATCATCTTCGGTATCGGTCTGTTCATTGAAGCGGAGAGCCGGCTGGGAAGCTGGATGGATGCCATAACGATCTATGTTGTACCGTTCGGCGCACTTCTGGGAGCGGTGATGATCTACTGGGTTCTGGGAAAACGGGAAATACACACGGAACTGAATCTGGGTGCGGCAAAACCCGTCGGGAAATTTTTTGAGTTTGTTTCAAAATACATTTACGTAATACTTGCGGTTGTCGTCTTTATTCTCGGTATCCTTTATGGCGGCATCGGCTGA
- a CDS encoding cation-translocating P-type ATPase, with product MKKLVKKAKEEPLIEEVSRTITRFSPDIHTGLTLEQVEEHIRQGCVNTPVDPPSKSVKEIILGNLLTYFNLVFAVIAVLLILVGSFRDLTFLPVIIANTLIGIIQEIRSKNVLDKLTVLNAPKAAVIRGGEEQTIPADGLVLDDIVLFSAGNQIPADARVMSGEVQVNESLITGESDEITKKKDDSLLSGSFVVSGRCLARLEKVGADSYVSKLTTEAKAAKEGEQSEMIRSLNNLVLTVGIIIIPIGAVLVVQQLLFAKASLQSSITSMVAAVIGMIPEGLYLLASIALVVSVMRLAGKKVLVHDMKCIETLARVNVLCVDKTGTITENTMEVNDVIPLDGYREHEDGPLELMLGDFVYAMSKDNITMAAMKERFRDVTGKIAASTTSFSSAYKYSSAVFGSDSYVIGAPEFILRSQYDEYREEIESHSSEGYRVLIFARYHGTADGKELTSPVTPLCLVLLSNPIRKEAKSTFEYFAAQGVDIKVISGDNPVTVSKVAMQAGIQNADQYVDAQTLLTEDDVSQAMQKYTVFGRVTPNQKRQFVKALKSQGKTVAMTGDGVNDVLALKDADCSVAMASGSDAAAQASQLVLLDSNFACMPSVVLEGRRVVNNIQRSASLFLVKNIFSFLMAMFSIAFMINYPLEPSQISLISMFTIGIPGFLLALEPNEKIIEGHFITNVLLKALPAGLTDFFIVSALVVFGLVFGVDSTDISTASTLLLAAVGLMILYRISKPMNRMRWTVFTGVTVGMLICIFFVNNLFAISMVSLKCGMLLGVFALATEPVLRYTSSIIETLEKFFSTMRQKKRLKRENTKRAKDK from the coding sequence ATGAAAAAATTAGTGAAAAAAGCGAAGGAGGAACCTCTGATCGAAGAAGTCAGTCGGACGATCACCCGGTTTTCTCCGGATATTCATACCGGCCTGACCCTGGAACAGGTGGAAGAACACATCCGTCAGGGGTGTGTCAACACACCGGTTGATCCTCCTTCTAAAAGTGTAAAAGAAATCATACTGGGCAACCTGCTGACGTATTTCAACCTCGTGTTCGCTGTCATCGCAGTACTTTTAATTCTGGTCGGCTCTTTCCGCGACCTGACGTTTCTTCCTGTGATCATCGCAAACACCTTAATCGGCATCATTCAGGAAATCCGTTCGAAAAATGTTCTGGATAAACTGACGGTGCTGAACGCACCCAAGGCCGCCGTCATCCGCGGCGGAGAAGAACAGACCATACCGGCTGACGGCCTCGTATTAGATGACATTGTCCTGTTCTCGGCCGGCAATCAGATACCCGCGGATGCACGTGTCATGAGCGGTGAGGTACAGGTTAATGAGTCTCTGATAACCGGTGAATCGGACGAGATCACCAAGAAAAAAGACGATTCCCTCCTCTCCGGAAGCTTCGTCGTATCCGGCAGATGCCTTGCCAGGCTTGAAAAAGTCGGTGCGGATTCATACGTATCCAAGCTGACGACCGAAGCGAAAGCGGCGAAGGAAGGAGAACAGTCTGAGATGATCCGTTCCCTGAATAACCTCGTACTTACTGTCGGTATCATTATCATACCGATCGGCGCCGTGCTGGTCGTTCAGCAGCTGCTGTTTGCGAAAGCCTCTCTGCAGTCCAGCATCACCTCCATGGTAGCCGCCGTCATCGGTATGATACCGGAGGGATTATATCTCCTTGCCAGCATTGCCCTGGTCGTGAGCGTCATGCGGCTGGCCGGGAAAAAAGTACTTGTCCACGACATGAAGTGTATCGAGACGCTCGCCCGTGTCAATGTGCTCTGTGTCGATAAGACAGGGACAATCACCGAAAACACCATGGAAGTCAACGACGTGATCCCGCTGGATGGATACAGGGAACATGAAGACGGCCCTCTCGAACTGATGCTCGGTGACTTCGTGTATGCGATGTCAAAAGACAATATCACCATGGCCGCAATGAAGGAGCGTTTCCGCGATGTCACCGGAAAAATAGCGGCGTCCACAACATCCTTTTCTTCCGCGTACAAATACAGCAGCGCAGTATTCGGAAGTGATTCCTATGTCATCGGCGCACCGGAATTCATCCTGCGTTCACAGTACGATGAATACCGGGAAGAGATCGAGTCACACAGCAGTGAAGGATACCGGGTACTGATTTTCGCCCGCTATCACGGAACTGCCGACGGGAAAGAACTCACTTCCCCTGTGACCCCTCTGTGCCTGGTGCTCCTGTCCAATCCGATCCGTAAGGAAGCCAAGTCTACCTTTGAATATTTTGCCGCACAGGGCGTCGATATCAAAGTTATCTCCGGCGACAACCCGGTCACAGTATCCAAAGTGGCAATGCAGGCCGGCATACAGAACGCGGATCAATACGTAGATGCACAGACACTGCTGACGGAAGACGATGTCAGTCAGGCTATGCAGAAGTATACGGTGTTCGGAAGAGTCACGCCAAACCAGAAGCGGCAGTTTGTCAAGGCCTTGAAAAGCCAGGGGAAAACCGTCGCTATGACGGGGGATGGCGTCAATGACGTACTCGCGCTGAAAGATGCAGACTGCAGTGTTGCCATGGCCTCCGGAAGTGATGCCGCCGCACAGGCTTCACAGCTCGTCCTGCTGGACTCAAATTTTGCCTGTATGCCGTCGGTTGTACTGGAGGGCAGACGTGTTGTGAATAATATCCAGCGTTCTGCCAGCCTGTTTCTGGTCAAGAATATTTTCTCTTTCCTGATGGCAATGTTCTCGATCGCATTTATGATCAATTATCCGCTGGAACCGTCACAGATATCTCTGATCAGTATGTTCACGATCGGTATCCCCGGTTTTCTTCTTGCACTGGAACCAAACGAAAAAATCATTGAAGGCCATTTTATCACAAACGTCCTGTTAAAGGCGCTGCCGGCGGGGCTTACTGACTTCTTTATTGTGAGTGCGCTCGTTGTATTCGGTCTGGTGTTCGGGGTGGATTCGACGGACATATCCACCGCCTCCACGCTCCTGCTCGCGGCTGTCGGACTTATGATCCTTTACCGCATCAGCAAACCGATGAACAGAATGCGCTGGACCGTATTTACCGGAGTGACCGTTGGTATGCTGATCTGCATTTTCTTTGTCAATAACCTTTTTGCTATCAGTATGGTATCCCTGAAATGCGGTATGCTTCTCGGTGTATTCGCTCTGGCGACAGAACCTGTTCTTCGCTATACGAGCAGCATCATAGAAACACTCGAGAAGTTCTTCAGTACTATGCGTCAGAAGAAACGGCTTAAAAGAGAAAACACAAAAAGAGCAAAAGACAAATAA
- the pgsA gene encoding CDP-diacylglycerol--glycerol-3-phosphate 3-phosphatidyltransferase, with amino-acid sequence MNTPNKLTLLRVIMIPFFVVFMLVPIAGPHTKWISLALFIVASLTDALDGYLARRDNLVTNFGKFMDPLADKLLVCSALICLIELDKIPSWVVIIIIAREFIISGFRLIASDNGIVIAASYWGKAKTISQMVMIILLIADLGSVFGTLEQIFIYLSLALTVVSLIDYLLKNRSVLTMQS; translated from the coding sequence ATGAATACACCGAATAAGCTGACATTGCTTCGTGTTATTATGATACCGTTTTTTGTTGTTTTTATGCTGGTGCCGATAGCGGGACCACATACCAAATGGATTTCCCTGGCGCTCTTTATTGTCGCCAGCCTGACTGATGCACTCGATGGCTATCTGGCAAGAAGAGACAACCTGGTTACAAATTTCGGGAAGTTTATGGATCCGCTCGCTGACAAGCTTTTAGTCTGCTCGGCATTAATTTGTTTGATCGAGCTGGATAAAATACCGTCCTGGGTGGTTATCATTATTATAGCAAGAGAATTTATCATCAGCGGTTTTCGTCTGATCGCATCGGACAACGGCATCGTCATTGCGGCCAGCTACTGGGGAAAAGCAAAGACGATCTCTCAGATGGTGATGATCATTCTTTTGATCGCTGATCTGGGAAGCGTATTCGGCACACTGGAACAGATTTTTATCTATCTGTCTCTGGCTCTGACCGTTGTTTCCCTGATCGATTATCTGTTGAAAAATAGAAGCGTATTAACCATGCAGAGCTGA
- a CDS encoding YicC/YloC family endoribonuclease, whose translation MMKSMTGFGRSEVQDEQYRFTVEMKSVNHRYLDFNFKIPKKLSLFESAVRSVLKEYMQRGKVDVFITYENYTQSRISLKYNRDIARQYLDYLQEMERDFSIENDITVSGLSRYPEVFTMEEQPADEEELWGILEQALRNAAKAFSSSREKEGADLKNDLLEKLEGMQEKVAAIEVRSPEIMKEYREKLEKKLGELLEDNQIEESRIAAEVILFADKICTDEETVRLKSHIDNMRHVLSDGDGIGRKLDFIAQEMNREANTILSKANDLETSNIAIDLKTEIEKVREQIQNIE comes from the coding sequence ATGATGAAAAGTATGACAGGGTTTGGGCGTTCTGAGGTGCAGGACGAACAATACAGGTTTACGGTTGAGATGAAATCGGTTAACCATCGGTATCTGGATTTTAATTTTAAGATACCGAAGAAGTTAAGCTTGTTTGAATCCGCCGTCCGCAGCGTATTAAAGGAATATATGCAGCGCGGAAAAGTGGATGTTTTTATCACGTATGAAAACTATACTCAGAGCCGGATCTCTTTGAAATACAACAGAGATATCGCCAGACAGTATCTGGATTACCTGCAGGAGATGGAACGTGATTTTTCAATCGAAAATGATATCACGGTTTCCGGTCTGTCGCGTTATCCGGAGGTTTTTACCATGGAAGAACAGCCGGCTGATGAGGAAGAACTCTGGGGAATTCTGGAACAGGCACTCAGAAATGCCGCAAAAGCATTCTCCTCTTCCAGGGAAAAAGAGGGAGCAGATCTTAAGAACGACCTGCTTGAGAAACTGGAAGGAATGCAGGAGAAGGTTGCCGCAATCGAGGTCCGTTCCCCGGAAATCATGAAGGAATACCGCGAAAAGCTGGAAAAGAAACTCGGTGAGCTGCTGGAAGACAATCAGATCGAGGAGTCCAGAATTGCCGCGGAAGTTATACTGTTTGCAGACAAGATCTGTACAGACGAGGAAACCGTCAGACTGAAGAGTCACATTGACAACATGAGACACGTATTGTCGGACGGAGACGGCATCGGAAGAAAGCTGGATTTTATCGCACAGGAGATGAACCGGGAAGCCAATACGATCCTGTCCAAAGCAAATGATCTGGAGACTTCCAATATCGCGATAGACCTTAAGACAGAGATTGAAAAGGTGCGGGAACAGATTCAGAACATTGAATAA
- a CDS encoding Rqc2 family fibronectin-binding protein, translating into MAFDGITIANITSELNQTITGGKINKIAQPENDELLITVKNNKEQHHLFISANASLPLIYLTKNKKPSPLTAPNFCMLLRKHIGSARILGITQPGLERIIQIKLEHLNELGDLCRKYLIIEIMGKHSNIIFCNEDFCIIDSIKHVSAHMSSVREVLPGRDYFIPETREKYNPFCVTQDEFMNHVLTRPLPVGKALYSSLTGISPLIGEELCSRASIDGGASTDSLDGLEKTHLYHTFLRMMEDVSGAAFTPNIIYKDKEPVEFSSLTLSLYQNFQSVTYESVSAMLEAYYAARNIVTRIRQKSSELRRIVQTSLERSVKKYQLQQKQLKDTEKKEKYRVYGELINAYGYNLEPKAKSFEAMNYYTNEMITVPLDPQLEPSENAKKYFERYNKLKRTSDALDSLLAETRSEIEHLESISVALDIARAEEDLVQIKEELVEFGYIKRKHDGGKKVRITTKPYHYVSSDGYHIYVGKNNFQNDELTFKFANGNDWWFHAKGQPGSHVIIKGDGSELPDTTFEEAGRLAAYYSKGRSAPKVEIDYTQRKNLKKPKGAKPGFVIYPTNYSLLIEPDISGIKSAEGNK; encoded by the coding sequence ATGGCATTTGACGGTATTACAATAGCAAACATCACATCGGAACTGAATCAGACCATCACCGGAGGAAAAATCAATAAGATCGCACAGCCTGAAAATGATGAGCTTCTGATCACAGTTAAAAACAATAAAGAACAGCATCATCTGTTTATTTCTGCAAACGCTTCCCTGCCGCTGATCTATCTCACAAAAAATAAAAAGCCGAGCCCTCTGACCGCTCCGAACTTCTGTATGCTCCTTCGCAAGCATATCGGCAGTGCCAGGATCCTTGGCATTACCCAGCCGGGTCTGGAACGTATTATTCAGATTAAGCTTGAACATCTGAATGAACTGGGAGACCTCTGCAGGAAATATCTGATCATAGAAATTATGGGAAAGCACAGCAACATCATTTTCTGCAATGAAGACTTTTGTATCATTGACAGTATTAAACACGTTTCCGCACACATGAGTTCTGTCCGCGAAGTTCTTCCCGGACGGGATTATTTTATTCCGGAGACACGCGAAAAATATAATCCTTTTTGCGTAACTCAGGATGAATTTATGAATCACGTGCTGACAAGACCGTTACCGGTCGGGAAGGCGCTGTACAGTTCTCTTACCGGGATCAGCCCGCTCATCGGTGAGGAGTTATGCAGCCGGGCTTCCATAGACGGCGGCGCATCCACAGATTCACTGGACGGACTCGAAAAGACACACCTGTATCATACATTTCTTCGAATGATGGAGGATGTAAGCGGCGCTGCATTTACACCGAATATTATTTATAAAGATAAAGAACCGGTGGAATTCTCCAGTCTTACGCTTTCGCTGTATCAGAATTTCCAGTCCGTTACATATGAATCGGTCAGTGCAATGCTGGAAGCTTACTATGCAGCGCGAAATATCGTGACCCGTATCCGGCAGAAGTCGTCTGAACTCAGGCGGATCGTGCAAACCTCACTGGAGCGCAGCGTAAAAAAATATCAGCTGCAGCAAAAACAGCTGAAAGACACGGAAAAGAAGGAAAAATACCGTGTGTACGGTGAACTGATCAACGCTTACGGATACAATCTGGAACCAAAGGCAAAGTCATTTGAAGCAATGAACTACTATACCAATGAAATGATTACCGTCCCACTGGATCCGCAGCTGGAGCCATCTGAAAATGCAAAGAAATACTTTGAGCGGTATAACAAGCTGAAGCGGACTTCGGATGCGCTCGATTCGCTTCTCGCCGAGACGAGATCGGAGATCGAACATCTGGAATCTATTTCAGTTGCGCTCGACATCGCCCGTGCAGAGGAAGATCTCGTTCAGATCAAAGAGGAACTGGTGGAATTCGGATATATCAAACGAAAACATGACGGCGGGAAAAAGGTCAGGATAACCACGAAACCGTATCACTATGTTTCAAGTGACGGATATCATATTTACGTTGGTAAGAATAATTTTCAAAACGATGAATTGACTTTTAAGTTTGCAAACGGAAATGACTGGTGGTTCCACGCAAAAGGCCAGCCGGGATCGCACGTGATCATAAAAGGGGACGGCAGCGAACTTCCGGATACCACCTTCGAGGAAGCGGGGCGCCTCGCAGCCTATTATTCGAAAGGCCGCAGCGCTCCGAAAGTGGAAATCGATTATACTCAGCGGAAAAATCTGAAAAAGCCGAAAGGCGCGAAACCCGGATTCGTCATCTATCCTACGAACTATTCACTGCTGATCGAACCGGACATCTCCGGGATAAAGTCCGCTGAGGGGAACAAATGA
- a CDS encoding nitroreductase family protein: MITIDQRKCIGCGQCIQVCPFTVLKRGDGGKAVHTGKPCVACMHCAAVCPKEAITYDGESAVSEKVRPLPEQCSAAVEQLIFQRRSYRRFQKKQVPRELIKKALDAAMIAPSAKNQHPDRWILIETEAVKTELMELILLHCKENQVSMEILSEYENHNNPVMGENAVLLIGVCKDDALNPWQDTAIALASAELILQAEGVGTCWGGYLTRFVNAIPKCRNLLGISDGSSAYGSLMLGYPEGQQYRKIPVRLVKAEVTRF, translated from the coding sequence ATGATAACAATTGATCAAAGAAAATGCATCGGCTGCGGACAGTGCATACAGGTCTGTCCATTTACCGTGCTGAAGCGCGGTGATGGCGGGAAAGCCGTACATACCGGAAAACCTTGTGTCGCCTGCATGCACTGTGCGGCAGTCTGCCCGAAAGAGGCAATCACTTATGATGGAGAATCTGCAGTCTCTGAGAAAGTACGTCCATTGCCGGAACAGTGCAGTGCAGCAGTAGAACAACTGATTTTCCAGAGGCGTTCCTACAGAAGATTCCAGAAAAAACAGGTACCCCGGGAATTGATAAAAAAAGCGCTGGACGCCGCAATGATCGCGCCGAGTGCCAAGAATCAGCACCCTGACAGATGGATCCTTATAGAGACGGAGGCCGTGAAGACGGAACTGATGGAATTGATTCTGCTGCACTGCAAAGAGAATCAGGTATCCATGGAGATCCTGTCAGAATATGAAAATCATAACAATCCTGTCATGGGAGAGAACGCGGTGCTGCTGATCGGAGTCTGCAAAGACGATGCGCTTAATCCATGGCAGGATACCGCCATTGCGCTTGCGTCGGCAGAATTGATCCTGCAGGCGGAAGGAGTCGGCACTTGCTGGGGCGGTTATCTGACACGGTTTGTGAATGCAATACCAAAATGCCGGAACCTGCTGGGCATTTCCGACGGCAGCAGTGCGTACGGTTCACTGATGTTGGGATATCCGGAAGGTCAGCAGTACCGGAAAATTCCCGTCAGGCTGGTAAAAGCTGAAGTGACTAGGTTTTAA